From the Neobacillus sp. PS3-34 genome, the window GCTAGGTCATGGCCAAAAACCCATCAAAAAAGATACCCAAAAGAGCAATGAAGACCGAAATCCCTACCTCGAGAGCAGAAAATGGTCGTCATAAGGTTGATGAAGACCGAAACGCATGTCTAAGGTGGAAGAAATGGTCATCATAAGTGAGATAAAGGCTAAAACCCCTCAGATTTGGATTTGATTGCCCTTGATTTGATCAACGTTGTCCCAATACCCCTCTGATTCGGACTCGGGTACCATTGAATACACCAATATTAGTTTTGAGTGGTATCTAAGTGAGTAAAATTATTACAAAAACAACAAAGTTTACGATAAGAGCCAAAAATAAAAAGCAGGCCTGTTTATATGTAAATAAACACACAAACACACCTGCTTATTGTTCCTAATTTCCTAATTGTAGATTCCAATATCAAGTCCTGGATTTGCATTTAGAGCCAAATCGGCTCTTTTGCCTTTATCAAACATGATACTTCCAGCCGCAGCGATCATAGCAGCGTTATCTGTGCATAGTGATAATGGAGGAATTACGAGTTCAATTCCCTCTTTTTCAGCAAATGCTTCATTCAACGCATGGCGTAATCCTTTATTGGCAGCGACACCACCCGCAAGCAGCACTTGCTTTACTTTATACTCATCCACCGCCCGGATTGTCTTCGTTACCAGGACGTCAATCACACTTTGCTGAAAGCTTGCCGCTAAATCCTGTGGCTCAATTTTCTGCCCGCGCTGTTCTGCGTTATGGACAGTATTGATAACCGCTGACTTCAAGCCGCTGAAACTGAAATCATAAGAGCCTTCCTCGAGCCAAGCTCTTGGCAGGTCAATCGTTGGAGTGCCTTCTTCGGCAAGACGATCAATATGAGGACCGCCAGGATATGGCATATTCAAGGTTCTTGCCACCTTATCGTATGCTTCCCCTGCAGCATCATCCCTTGTTTCACCGATTACTTCAAAATGTCCATGTTCTTTCATATAAACCAGTTCCGTATCGCCAGCCCGAAACCACTAGCGATAAAAGAGGGAAATTCATTTCCGTTACAAGGCGGTTAGCATAGATATGGCCAGCTATATGATGGACGGCGACAAGAGGCAGACTGTGGGCAAAAGCAAGCGCCTTTGCTGCATTCACCCCAATTAACAGCGCGCCGACTAAACCAGGCCTTTCAGTGACCGCAATGGCATCCAAATCAGAAAAAGTAATCTCTGCCTGTTTTAAAGCCTCTTCAATGACAATGGTAATCTGCTCAACATGGTGCCGTGAAGCAATCTCGGGGACCACTCCTCCAAAACGCTTATGGCTTTCAATCTGTGACGCTACTACATTGGCTGCAATTTCACGGCCATTTTTTACAATTGCAACTGCCGTTTCATCGCAGCTTGTCTCTATTCCTAGTATCCACTGGTCTTTATTCATAAATTCACCCACATCACTAATGCATCTTCCTGATTATCAGTATAATAATTTTTCCTAATCCCGCCATTTTGAAAACCCATCTTTCGATAAAGTGACTGGGCTATATGGTTTGTTACGCGAACCTCAAGGGTCATCGTTCTGGCTCCTTTTTCTTTTGCTACCTCGATCAGCTTTCGCATTAATGCATCGCCAAACTTTCTGCCTCTATACTCTGGTAGTACGGCTACATTCGTTACATGTGCTTCATCAAGGACTATCCAGACTCCGCAATAGCCGATAATTTTTCCGCCTTCCTCCAGTACGATATAGACAGCAAACTGATTTTGGTAAAGCTCATTATAAAAAGCTTCTTTGCTCCATGGTGTAGCAAATGAAAGGTGTTCAATATTTAAAATTTGGTCAATATCTTCTTCCTTCATGAATCGAAAAACGGGTATATTATTCATTACTATTTCCTATCCCTGTTTAGATTGGCCATTCGCTTCTAACCATTTTGCCTCGGCTTCAGCCAGGCGGATATAATTAGGCACAAATGAATGTACATCTTCGCTAGGTCTGTTTTTTCCTAACAATGCAAGCTCCGATGGCCGAGGATTATTTTCTGCCATTTCAGCAAACACTGCCTGTTCCCCCAATTTTTCTTCTATAAAGGAACGGTGTATGCTTACATCATTTCCAATGAATAAGATTTTCTCCTTACGGTTCTTCAGTTTTTCAGTCCAATCTGATATCATGATCAATTGATCCTTTTCCAGCTGATCCATCTTTCCGTTTGTTGACTGATATAATCCTGTATAAATCTGGCCTCTGCGGGCGTCAAACAAGGGCGCCACACTGCCGTTAAAATAACGTCCGGCTCCGGCTGCCAGTATTTCCAGGCTTGAAACGCCGACAAGGGGAATTTTTAATGACCAGGCAAGCGTCTTGGCAATGGTAACCCCTATTCGTACACCTGTATAGGAACCTGGACCTTTAGCCACAACAATTCTATCCAGTTCTCCCGGGTTCCAGTCACAGTCCTTCATTAAGGTTTGAATGGCTGGCATGATTCGGACAGAATGATTTTTCTTTGAATAGGTAATGTACTCACCAAGTACTTTTTCATCATCTACAAGCGCGACTCCTAACGTATAGTTAGAAGTGTCTAAAGCTAAAATTTTCATGAAGATATCTCCCTGCATAATTGCTCATATCGTTGCCCCTGAGGTTCGAGCACTATCTTTCTGCCATCTTCTTTATTATGGTACAGATAAATCGTTAATCGCTCCGAAGGGAGCTGGTCTCCTATTAAATGAGCCCATTCGACCACCGTTACTCCGTCCCCTTCGAAATACTCATCAAAGCCTAAATCCTCAAAGGCATCCTCCACCCTATAGACATCCATATGGTAAAGAGGCATTCTTCCTTGATATTCCTTGATGATCGTAAAAGTGGGGCTGTTTACTGTTTTTTTTATATCCAATCCCTGTGCCAGGCCTTTTGTAAATGTGGTTTTCCCTGCTCCAAGGTCACCTTCGAGGGCAATAATATCTCCCGGATGAAGATGCCTGCCCAACTTCATAGCAAATTCTGCTGTCTGCTCGGGGCTATTAGAGTGGAATTCAAAAGAGTTCATAAAATCACCTATTATCATTACTTCTTTTTTATTAGCGTTGAATGGTGCAAAAAAACCTTAGGATCACTCCTAAGGATGAATTTTCTATTATATAGTTTACATGATTTTTTCATTAAGAGCAAAGAGCCAGGTGCATGGCTCAGGTTTCTTAGATAGGTTACCCGTCAATTTTGCTAGTTTACCCGTCATTCCGTGACATTTACCCGTCTAATTGAACCCCTTTCCCGTCATTTCTTAGAAAATACCCGTTTTTGAACTGCGTAACCCAATTTTAAAAATAGGAAATTATATAATAAATAATTTTATTTGATCAACACCTCAAGCGCCTTTGTTAATTCCTGTATGATTATTTCTTAGACGGTAAAAAAGCAAAAATAAAAAAGCGAAACCTTAGTTTCGCTTTTTCTAATGGATTATTGCGGGGGCAGGATTTGAACCTGCGACCTTCGGGTTATGAGCCCGACGAGCTACCGGGCTGCTCCACCCCGCGACGATAATAAAATATTTAATTCGCCCATGCGCTTTTATGCTTTGGGCTGTTCTCATCTCTGAAAGCCAAACCAAGGAGCGGCTCGATGAGTACAACTCGCAGATTAATCAATGAAGTAACGCTTGTTGCTCCACCCCGCGACGATAATAAGTATTGATTACTGATATAGTATATGTGATAAATAATTTTATATTCATCGCATTTATAAAAGCAAACAGCCTGGCAACGTCCTACTCTCACAGGGACAAAGTCCCAACTACCATCGGCGCTGAGAAGCTTAACTTCCGTGTTCGGTATGGGAACGGGTGTGGCCTTCTCGCCATTATTACCAGACTATTTGGTTTGAGGTTTGTTCCCTCAAAACTAGATAATGTAAGAAGAAGAAGTAAGTCGAGTTCGCTTTGTCATAAATGACTTGGTTAAGTCCTCGATCGATTAGTATCAGTCAGCTCCACACGTCGCCGCGCTTCCACCTCTGACCTATCAACCTGATCATCTTTCAGGGATCTTACTAGCTTGCGCTATGGGAAATCTCATCTTGAGGGGGGCTTCATGCTTAGATGCTTTCAGCACTTATCCCGTCCGCACATAGCTACCCAGCGATGCCTTTGGCAAGACAACTGGTACACCAGCGGTGCGTCCATCCCGGTCCTCTCGTACTAAGGACAGCTCCTCTCAAATTTCCTGCGCCCACGACGGATAGGGACCGAACTGTCTCACGACGTTCTGAACCCAGCTCGCGTACCGCTTTAATGGGCGAACAGCCCAACCCTTGGGACCGACTACAGCCCCAGGATGCGATGAGCCGACATCGAGGTGCCAAACCTCCCCGTCGATGTGGACTCTTGGGGGAGATAAGCCTGTTATCCCCGGGGTAGCTTTTATCCGTTGAGCGATGGCCCTTCCATGCGGAACCACCGGATCACTAAGCCCGACTTTCGTCCCTGCTCGACTTGTAGGTCTCGCAGTCAAGCTCCCTTGTGCCTTTACACTCTGCGAATGATTTCCAACCATTCTGAGGGAACCTTTGGGCGCCTCCGTTACTTTTTAGGAGGCGACCGCCCCAGTCAAACTGCCCACCTGACACTGTCTCCCACCCCGATAAGGGGTGCGGGTTAGAATTTCAATACAGCCAGGGTAGTATCCCACCGACGCCTCCACCGAAGCT encodes:
- the tsaE gene encoding tRNA (adenosine(37)-N6)-threonylcarbamoyltransferase complex ATPase subunit type 1 TsaE translates to MNSFEFHSNSPEQTAEFAMKLGRHLHPGDIIALEGDLGAGKTTFTKGLAQGLDIKKTVNSPTFTIIKEYQGRMPLYHMDVYRVEDAFEDLGFDEYFEGDGVTVVEWAHLIGDQLPSERLTIYLYHNKEDGRKIVLEPQGQRYEQLCREISS
- the rimI gene encoding ribosomal protein S18-alanine N-acetyltransferase produces the protein MNNIPVFRFMKEEDIDQILNIEHLSFATPWSKEAFYNELYQNQFAVYIVLEEGGKIIGYCGVWIVLDEAHVTNVAVLPEYRGRKFGDALMRKLIEVAKEKGARTMTLEVRVTNHIAQSLYRKMGFQNGGIRKNYYTDNQEDALVMWVNL
- the tsaB gene encoding tRNA (adenosine(37)-N6)-threonylcarbamoyltransferase complex dimerization subunit type 1 TsaB, which codes for MKILALDTSNYTLGVALVDDEKVLGEYITYSKKNHSVRIMPAIQTLMKDCDWNPGELDRIVVAKGPGSYTGVRIGVTIAKTLAWSLKIPLVGVSSLEILAAGAGRYFNGSVAPLFDARRGQIYTGLYQSTNGKMDQLEKDQLIMISDWTEKLKNRKEKILFIGNDVSIHRSFIEEKLGEQAVFAEMAENNPRPSELALLGKNRPSEDVHSFVPNYIRLAEAEAKWLEANGQSKQG